The Corvus hawaiiensis isolate bCorHaw1 chromosome 1, bCorHaw1.pri.cur, whole genome shotgun sequence genomic sequence GACCAGAGGTCACTCCAGCGCTGCCCCCAACCTCTGCCAGCGACATGCACAGAACAATCAGGGAaaggtgatcctgccccagcacagccatctGCTTCCCCAGGACTGACAGGGTCAGGGACTGTACCTGGGCCACACTTTCTGACAAGCTGGGAACTTTGTTATCAGCACTGAGAGCCTAAAGCTGAGTCATCCCTCTCCCAGCCACGGTGGTACAGAGCTTACCCCATCACCTCTGCACACACCCAGGGGCTTCCAGCAGGCTGCACAtgcaaaattaaagtaaatgttGTCCTGAGAAGGACAGCGAGGACCCCCACAGGCCACAACTCTGCCAAGTGGAGAAAAgcacttgtgctgctgcttcgcACCCTGGAACCACGGCATTCCTCtggggcagcaaggaaataTGACTGAAGGGCAAAAATCTGGTACAgtgctctgttttgtttctgatggaaaaataaagatagATGAAAACACCCAGGCTGCTCTATAAATACATCTCATTTTAATCACCTGAAATTAGTTCCCTGGCTTCCCCCAGCCTGCTTGGCAGCAAGTGCATTTCCTTCTGCCACTGAGGGCTTCCACAGCGTAGCAATAACGGCCagtcccctgctcctgcctcaccCCCTGGCACCACAGCAGGACTGCAGGACCCAGGCACGTGGCTGGCAGGGATACAGGGGGGCCCTTTGAGGCCAAGCTTGACCAGCCAGCTGGGACTGCTTCGAGGCCATCACAGGAACAGGGACCAGCTGCAGCCTCCAGTTTCACTTCTGGGCGGTCCCTCTCGGAACTGCCTAGAGCAGCTTTAGCCTCTCAAACACATCAACAGGGAGAACAGACAGACAGAGGATCTCGGAATATTCCTAAGTCTTTGGAAGGGTTCGCAGACTCATCTTGCCCCAAGAAATCCCGAGATGCAGCTACTTGCAGTCACAGTTTTGAAGCCAGGCCCAGAGAGCGACTCTTGGCAGCGAAACCTGAGACTGcagtggggaaggggaggaggctCCTGTCAGAAGAACTTGACACCTCTGCCGTCATCCAGCGTGATGATTTCAGCCTTGTGCTCCTGCTGCAAGGCTTGCAGGGCACGGAGCAGCATAGCCTCATCCAAGCCGTGAAACTCTAGGGAAGGACAAAGATCCCCAtcgaaaaataaaaatataataaataaataaaaatagaaaaataacatCAGGAAACAAACAGGCTGGTGAGCTCCAGGGACTGGGGTCAGCAATGCTGAGGGCTCTGAAGAGCACCGTAACACTACAGCAAACCCAGAGTCATGGCTACACTGACAGGCTCATCTCTACATCGCTGCTTTGGGAACAGAGCCTGAAGGTCATCAGACAGCAGGGATGAATCACAGCAGCCTGTAATGCAGTGCAGGAGCTTggcttgaaaacaaaacaccccTCATCACACCAGGTAAAAtgctgggcactggggaagTGAAAATGCAATTACAGAGGGGGACGTTCCTGCGAAGTGATAAAAGCCTTTGGAGCAGCACGTGCTAATGGTGGGAAAAGGTGAGTTTGCATTTGagacttcaaaatatttaatctaCAAAACTGTAATCTGACAATCAAGTGTTTACGTGCTCCAATCCAATGAGCTCCGAAAACCTGCTCCAGAACATGAACTTTACCTTCATTCTCTGTATCATCTCCACTGGCCAGTTCATACAGTGTGAACACAGAGTTGGTCAGGCCATTCCTCGACACCTGGAAACACGAAGGCAATCTAGCAAATTTCGTCCGTGTGGCTGACCATCCTTGTCCGATCTCTCATACATCCCAGAGCGTGTAACATGGAGTGTGCACAACACTCGATAAGCAGAAGCCCCCTGGACACACACTGGGGGAGAGGGATCAGGAAGTGCAGCCTGAGGGAATGAAGATGGTTCCTCTCCTGCCGCTCTGCTCTTCCTGCCTGTGTGTTTCACAGTGAGGACTCAGGACATACAGAGGCCAGGCAGCGACGCTGCCCTGTCCTCCCCACGGAACAGCCAATGGCACCGAGGGTGGACAGCAACACCCACCGCTCACACTGCGGCTCACAGCAAGTGACAAGCTGCTAATAAGTCCTCATCTctctgcaacagagagaaatggaaggagaaagGTAAAAGTAGTGAGGAAGCAAGCAGTGGTCTTTCCCAAACGGCAGCCAGGGCCCCCCGTCCTCATGGACACAGCCTGGTCTGGGTGTGCAGCCCCCATGCTCTCACCCATTGATAGATGAGCTTTCCCCATTCTTCTGGTCTCTTCCACATGATCAGAAAGCTGGTTTTGTTCTTATCTAACCATTCCAGGTTCCCTAGAAACAACATGGAACAGGGGTTGAAGCAGAGCACAAGTCACAAGTAAGGATCCAACATGCAGATTTCGGTACAAGAGCCAGACACTGCACCCAGAGGAGACTCCACGGACCAGCCCCTCCCCTGCAGTTCGCACCCACTTCCTAAATATTGCTGTGTCTACAGAAAGTGATTTCTCTGTCGAGCCCTCTCTTCCCCACGCAGCCAAATCTGCCTGCAAAGGCAGGGCTGGGTCCCGCGGAGCCGCGAGCAGCCCCGGATGGAGGCACAGCCCACACCCGTGGCATGGGCAAGCCCCGGGCCGGAGCTGCCCCGTggctgctgccctccctgccccgcggTCTGTGGGTCGGGCACAGGCCGCGGACGGGAGCACGGACGGACGAATGGACGAGGCACCCACCGTTCTTGCGGAGCTCCTCCAACACCACCTGGATGGATTCCAGCGGCAGCTTCCCTGGGCGCGGGTTAAGGAGGCGCTGATGGAGGCGGGGGGTGGGGGCGAGAGGGGCACGGGCGACGGGGCCGCGGGCAGCGGGCCCAAAGGATACGCTGGAGGCGGTGGTTGGCGAAGAGCGGAATGTCCTGAGCCTCCCGCACCGTCATGGCGGGCAGCCGGTGCTGCTGGCTGTAGGCGAGCGCCAGCGCGCACCAGGCCGAGAGCTGCTTCTGCCGCGTCTCGCCGTTGGGCTGCAGCCTGCGGGGTCGGGTCAGCACGGCGGCGGAGAGACaccggcagccccggcccgcGTCCCGACTCCCGCGCTCCCCGCCCCgaccctcccagccccagccccggccccggccccggccgcgcTCACGTGAAGAAGGGCGGGAAGCTGTACTGCCAGGGCCACACGAAGCTCATCGCCGCCACCGCCGGAACCACCGCcactgccgccgccgctgccgccgccggaaccgccgccgccgccttccGCCCCGCCCCGCTTCCGGCCCGGCCGCGGGCCCCGCCCCGCCACAAGCCCCGCCCGCCACCTTCGGgccgcgccccccgcgcgccgcgcccgccccacTCAAGGCCCGCCCCTCcccatggccccgccccctccgcccctCCCGGACGGCGCCGGCTCCGGTTCTGGTGCCCGGTGCTGGTCCCGGTGTCCCGCCGGGCGCGTTCTCCACGGCAAGAAGCTGCCGCCAGGCCTGTGCCGGAGACCCGGGCCGGGACCATGGAGGGATCGAGCGGCCGAAGAACCAGCGCCAGGCGTGGGGGGAGAAGCGTTTAATCccgggccgcggggcgggggaaGGCGCAGAGGGAACCGGCCGCCTCAGCAGCGCGGGTTGGTGGCCCCGAGAGCCCACCGGGCGCTTCGGGTGGTCGGGCAGCCCCGCAGCCGGGGGTCCGTGCCCCGACGCGGGACGGGACGGCAGCTTTAGGCCTGTGCCTTGCCGTCCTTGCTGCGCCAGATGACCAGGGTGACGAGGAATGGGATGAGGCAGATGGGTGCGATGATCATGGCCAGGAGCACATCTTCGGGCGGGTCGAAGTACACTGGGTGCTCCAGGGTGCAGTTGTGGAAGTAGAGATGATGGCTCTGGAAGATGTACTGCTCTGCCAGTGCGTTGGGGTAGCTGTAGTTCAGGTGGTCGGCCCAGGACTCCAGGCAGTTCTGCAGCTCGCTGTAGGGCCTGGGAAGAGAGCCGGGACACTGGCAGGGGATGGGACATCAGAGGCACAGATCCCAGACCAGCACTACCCCTCTGGactgcccagcccctgcaccCTGCTACTGGTGGGGAAGGTCCTGCTGCCCCATACCTGCTGATGACTTTCCACTCGCACAACTCTGCCGTCGTCACATTCCTCATCAGGTCGACGAAGTAATCCCAGCACTTCTGTGTGATGTAGGTGTAATTCCTCTCTGTGAGGAAAGGGTCTGAGCATGGGCAGCATGCCTCTGCCCGCAGtgcatccctgcctgcccctgctgccAGGTGATACCTGACATCTGGAGCCCTGCCCAAGCGAGCAGGAGAGACATCAGCACAGTGAGGAATGgaccctgcagcagccctggggtgctgcctggagcctgcagcagcacagagcaatgccagggggacagagggagggcaagctgctgctggctgcccccACTGTGGGCAGTGGCAGGGAGAGCTTCATGGCACTGGCCAGCTATTTTTGGGATGACTAGGGGAA encodes the following:
- the VPS25 gene encoding vacuolar protein-sorting-associated protein 25; protein product: MSFVWPWQYSFPPFFTLQPNGETRQKQLSAWCALALAYSQQHRLPAMTVREAQDIPLFANHRLQRKLPLESIQVVLEELRKNGNLEWLDKNKTSFLIMWKRPEEWGKLIYQWVSRNGLTNSVFTLYELASGDDTENEEFHGLDEAMLLRALQALQQEHKAEIITLDDGRGVKFF
- the RAMP2 gene encoding receptor activity-modifying protein 2; translation: MAPRAHMSSGRLSQGLLLLWVLLGTGLCHTDAVTTSFGQNAGTSPPTAMSNGTAQPMERNYTYITQKCWDYFVDLMRNVTTAELCEWKVISRPYSELQNCLESWADHLNYSYPNALAEQYIFQSHHLYFHNCTLEHPVYFDPPEDVLLAMIIAPICLIPFLVTLVIWRSKDGKAQA